The Claveliimonas bilis genome window below encodes:
- the lepA gene encoding translation elongation factor 4 yields the protein MEGIEQSKIRNFCIIAHIDHGKSTLADRIIEMTGLLTSREMQSQVLDNMELERERGITIKAQAVRTVYKAKDGEEYIFNLIDTPGHVDFNYEVSRSLAACDGAILVVDAAQGVEAQTLANVYLALDHDLDVMPVINKVDLPSAEPERVIEEIEDVIGIEAEDAPLISAKTGLNVDEVLEQIVQKIPAPKGDPSAPLQALIFDSVYDSYRGVIVFCRIKEGTIRKGTTIRMMATKAEAEVVEVGYFGAGQFIPCDELAAGMVGYFTASLKNVKDTRVGDTVTNADHPCSEPLPGYKKVNPMVYCGMYPADGAKYPDLRDALEKLQLNDAALQFEPETSVALGFGFRCGFLGLLHLEIVQERLEREYNLDLVTTAPGVVYKVHKTNGEVIELTNPSNLPDLSEIDYMEEPMVKAEIMVTSEYIGSIMELCQERRGIYQGMEYMEETRAVLHYHLPLNEIIYDFFDALKSRSRGYASFDYEMMGYQQSELVKLDILINKEEVDALSFIVHAGTAYERGRKMCEKLKEEIPRQLFEIPIQAAIGSKIIARETVKAMRKDVLAKCYGGDISRKRKLLEKQKEGKKRMRQVGNVEIPQKAFMSVLKLDDR from the coding sequence GTGGAAGGAATTGAGCAGAGCAAAATACGTAATTTTTGTATTATTGCACACATTGATCACGGAAAATCTACACTTGCCGACCGTATTATCGAGATGACCGGACTTCTGACAAGCCGTGAGATGCAGTCTCAGGTTCTGGACAACATGGAGCTGGAAAGAGAGCGTGGAATTACGATCAAGGCCCAGGCGGTCCGTACGGTATACAAGGCAAAGGACGGAGAAGAATACATTTTTAATCTGATCGATACACCGGGACATGTGGATTTTAACTATGAGGTATCCCGCAGTCTGGCAGCCTGTGACGGTGCAATTCTTGTGGTGGACGCAGCACAGGGAGTAGAGGCCCAGACTCTGGCAAATGTGTATCTTGCATTGGACCATGATCTGGATGTGATGCCGGTTATCAACAAGGTGGATCTTCCAAGTGCGGAGCCGGAGAGAGTAATAGAAGAAATTGAAGATGTCATCGGTATTGAAGCGGAGGATGCTCCGCTGATCTCTGCAAAGACAGGCCTTAATGTGGACGAAGTGCTGGAACAGATCGTACAGAAGATTCCGGCGCCAAAAGGGGATCCGTCCGCACCTTTGCAGGCCCTTATCTTTGATTCAGTCTATGATTCCTACAGGGGAGTTATTGTTTTTTGCAGAATTAAGGAAGGAACCATCCGGAAAGGAACAACGATCCGCATGATGGCAACCAAAGCAGAGGCGGAAGTTGTTGAGGTGGGATATTTCGGAGCAGGGCAGTTTATTCCGTGCGATGAGCTGGCAGCAGGAATGGTAGGTTATTTTACAGCCAGCCTGAAGAATGTGAAAGATACCAGGGTAGGTGATACAGTTACCAATGCAGATCACCCCTGCAGTGAACCGCTTCCGGGGTATAAAAAGGTAAATCCTATGGTTTACTGTGGTATGTATCCGGCAGACGGGGCGAAATATCCGGATCTTAGGGATGCTCTGGAAAAGCTCCAGTTAAATGATGCAGCTTTGCAGTTTGAACCGGAGACGTCGGTGGCTCTTGGGTTTGGATTCCGGTGCGGATTTTTAGGACTTCTGCATTTGGAGATCGTACAGGAAAGACTGGAAAGAGAATACAATCTGGATCTGGTGACAACAGCGCCGGGAGTTGTTTACAAGGTGCATAAAACAAACGGAGAAGTGATAGAGCTGACAAACCCTTCCAATCTTCCGGATCTGTCGGAAATTGACTACATGGAAGAACCTATGGTAAAGGCGGAGATCATGGTAACATCCGAATATATCGGTTCCATCATGGAACTTTGCCAGGAGAGAAGAGGAATCTATCAGGGGATGGAGTATATGGAAGAGACAAGAGCAGTACTCCACTATCACCTGCCGCTGAATGAAATCATTTATGATTTCTTTGATGCGCTTAAATCCCGTTCACGGGGATATGCGTCCTTTGATTACGAGATGATGGGATACCAGCAGTCAGAACTGGTGAAACTGGATATTCTGATCAATAAGGAAGAAGTAGATGCCCTTTCCTTTATCGTACATGCAGGAACAGCTTATGAGCGGGGCAGAAAGATGTGCGAGAAGCTGAAGGAAGAGATACCAAGGCAGCTCTTCGAGATTCCGATCCAGGCAGCGATCGGAAGCAAGATTATTGCAAGAGAAACAGTGAAAGCCATGAGGAAAGATGTGCTTGCAAAATGTTACGGCGGTGACATCAGCCGAAAGAGAAAGCTGCTGGAAAAACAGAAAGAAGGAAAGAAGCGGATGCGCCAGGTGGGAAATGTAGAAATACCACAGAAGGCTTTTATGAGTGTGCTGAAGCTGGACGACCGTTAA